The following proteins are co-located in the Primulina tabacum isolate GXHZ01 chromosome 11, ASM2559414v2, whole genome shotgun sequence genome:
- the LOC142519634 gene encoding uncharacterized protein LOC142519634 produces MGNCICKGWGVDVEEMVKVVTSSGGVMELYSPITAECITNEFPGHGVFPSPHHVSPPLLHSEKLRGGRYYYLLPLHGEAISTSGGAASIKTPYRMSVDDVGVVKRKSSEAEVFSRFKSGGVWKVRLVISTDQLSEILSQEAMTEELIENMRSAVKCATGSASSAANSDQWSLSSSW; encoded by the coding sequence ATGGGGAACTGTATCTGCAAAGGATGGGGAGTCGACGTCGAAGAAATGGTGAAGGTGGTCACCTCCAGCGGCGGCGTCATGGAGCTCTACTCCCCCATCACGGCGGAGTGCATCACCAACGAGTTCCCTGGACACGGCGTCTTCCCCAGCCCGCACCACGTGTCGCCGCCTCTCCTCCACAGCGAGAAGCTTCGCGGCGGGCGCTACTATTATCTGCTCCCTCTCCACGGCGAAGCCATCTCGACCTCCGGCGGAGCAGCCTCGATCAAGACGCCGTACCGCATGTCGGTGGATGACGTGGGGGTTGTGAAGAGAAAGTCATCAGAGGCGGAGGTCTTCTCGAGGTTTAAGAGCGGTGGCGTTTGGAAGGTGAGGCTGGTGATTAGTACGGATCAGCTGTCGGAGATACTGTCGCAAGAGGCGATGACGGAGGAGCTGATCGAGAACATGAGAAGTGCGGTGAAGTGCGCCACCGGGTCGGCTTCATCGGCGGCGAACTCCGATCAGTGGAGCCTATCCAGTAGTTGGTAG